CGCACGTGTCACATTAACATTTGGCTTAAATGTACCATCTTCATTGCCCTTCATAATACCATAAGAATAAGCTACATCAATATAGTCTTTACCCCAATGGTTTTTAATATCTGTAAACGGTGCTTCTTCGATCACGATTTCCGTAAATCCATCTTCTAAATCCCCTAAAATAACTGCAAAATAGTCCTCAATCATTAATGCTGCGACTGCATCATAGCCCGCTTCATTTAGATGAGTATTGTTTTGATTCGGTAAAAATGCACTTGCGTTTTCTGCAATTAACGATGACACATCTGAAAAAATACCTTCATTTTCTTCTACAATTGTTTTAATCGAATTGTTAATTGTTGTAACTAGTGTATTTAACTGCCCTTGTACTGTTGAATCTTGTAAATATGGAAACGGGTTATACAAGCCCATCACAATAATATCTACTTCTGGATTCAATGCATAAATACTATCGAAAATTTTCTTATAGTTTGTTGAAACTTGTTGGATAGTTTGAAGCACACCTGCAGCATCATATGAAAAACCGCCTGCTTCAGTACGTGTTACATTTTTTAATATGTCATTTGCGCCAACACTTAATGTGATCAAATGAGCTTCTTTGATTGCCTGTTGTATCGTTGCTGTTTTTGTTGATTGACCATCTAAGTTATAGATTGGCTTTGTTACATTGTTTTCAATATCATTTAGTACATTTACCGTTGTATATCCCGGAAAAGCAAAACCTTTATTATAATTGATTGGTTCTTCCCCAATGCTAAAGCTCTGCGCGATATAATCTGCATAACCAAGGCCAATTTCGCCTTTTTCATTCATACCTGCTGCAAGGGAATCCCCCAAAGCCAAATAATTTAGTACCTCACTCGAATCTTCAGCAGATGCTGATAAAGATACAGGTAGTACAAGTTGTAATACTAAAATTAATGCTGCAAATATACTAAACTTCTTCATTCATAACCCCCAAGTAAAAATGACTTGTTCATATTATAAAATAAGTAATTACAAAAAACAAAATATTATTAAAATTAGAAATTATTGGATTAATAAATATGATTTATAGATGATAAAAATTAATTCGTATCTAAGACATAATATACAAAATACCGCTCCTTAAATAAGGATAATAGATAAGATAGTCATACCTCTTCTTTCTATAAATAAGTCTAACTATTTAATTTTATATATCTGTAGTTATTAGGAGGTTGATGATATGAGTTTTAAATCATTTAATGCAAAAATTCCGTCTAGCATAAAATATACTTCCTCTAAATTCCACAAGAGCATTTATTTTACCTGTTTCTAAATTTGGGTAAAATACAATAAATAATAAAACTCATAATGGCAATAACAATCGCAATGAATGCTATTTTCGCCTTATCCATTACGCTACCTTGAAATTCATATGGTGATTCGTAGACTGCCATAATATACTTTCCTTTTTCATGTTCAACCGCAATGGCCTCAGTTGTCGCTATACCTTCTATTGCATAGTAAGTAGTGCCCTTTGGATAATAGTTCGAGAAATTCCCCCCGAATTGCTCCATATCTGAATACCTCGTAACCTTACCTATTTTTTGTTCTACCTGTGGCACGACTTCATCTGTAATGACATAAATTGAATCATTCCACACAACAAAAGGAAATGCCCAACTCGTTGCAAACACTAACTGTGGGATGAAAAATAGCCAGCAAAATACAATTCCGCTTAACAATAACCCTTTTTTCATGTAAATCCCTCCAACACCCCTTTTATTCATTAGACCAAAAATTTTGGAAAAAGTTACAAAAACATCCCAAATCCTAATAAATGATTTGAGATGTTTCAAAGTTAAAATGTTATTCAACTGTTAAGAAGGACTACATCATTCCTGGCATACCCATGCCGCCCATGTCTGGCATACCGCCGCCACCTGCTTCTGGGATGTCTGCTACAACTGCTTCAGTAGTTAGGAATAGTGAAGCAACAGAAGCTGCGTTTTGTAATGCTGAACGTGTTACTTTTGCTGGGTCAACTACTCCCGCTTCAATCATGTTTACCCACTCACCTGTTGCTGCGTTGAAACCAATACCGATTTCTTCACGTTTTAAACGGTCAACAATGATTGAACCTTCAAGACCAGCGTTTTCTGCAATTTGGCGAACTGGCTCTTCTAATGCGCGTAAAATAATGCGTACACCTGTTGCTACGTCACCCTCTACCTCATCTAATACTTTTACTACTGCGCCGTATACGTTTAGAAGTGCTGTACCACCACCTGATACAATCCCTTCTTCCACTGCCGCACGCGTTGAG
This portion of the Solibacillus daqui genome encodes:
- a CDS encoding S-layer homology domain-containing protein → MKKFSIFAALILVLQLVLPVSLSASAEDSSEVLNYLALGDSLAAGMNEKGEIGLGYADYIAQSFSIGEEPINYNKGFAFPGYTTVNVLNDIENNVTKPIYNLDGQSTKTATIQQAIKEAHLITLSVGANDILKNVTRTEAGGFSYDAAGVLQTIQQVSTNYKKIFDSIYALNPEVDIIVMGLYNPFPYLQDSTVQGQLNTLVTTINNSIKTIVEENEGIFSDVSSLIAENASAFLPNQNNTHLNEAGYDAVAALMIEDYFAVILGDLEDGFTEIVIEEAPFTDIKNHWGKDYIDVAYSYGIMKGNEDGTFKPNVNVTRAQAVSVIVRAFELEATNAAPFKDISQYSQDTQNEIAAAYEAGLIRENGGYFNPKGQITRAQLALMLMRLSNSFVGEEYIPESIAPFKDIVNFDRETQVAITFLYDIGVVDGTSATTFSPKDNLTRAQLAKILVLAMSGE